In the Vanessa cardui chromosome 10, ilVanCard2.1, whole genome shotgun sequence genome, one interval contains:
- the LOC124532773 gene encoding mevalonate kinase-like isoform X1: protein MGSLFEIKVSAPGKVILHGEHSVMYGKFAIAGSLGLRSNIIVKEVQSSVGSFVNVDLPSVNLKRTLSLDHIKSSLFKPSINGQLLWKNPKSVDHESHLVSVDKCLQSINLDISELNSVQYNSLRGMLYLISGIFGDTNFLNNSLDVSINSGLTVGAGTGSSASYAVCLAGALIQLLKLKSGKSDEEFDMEDKILISAWAYNCEKIMHGSPSGIDNSTCTLGSLVGFRKGEEPIIPSFQIHLRILLVDTKVSRETKILAAKTMSLRQHNQGAVDCIMDACDHIATTAFKIMEKLSTCNPEDSEAHYKHLSELWNMNHYLLASLGVSHPSLEDIKASATKHGLACKLTGAGGGGYAIVLIPPTTEAAIVESLSNELKSKGYAVSDTQLGGPGVRIDHIDITNI from the exons ATGGGTTCGCTTTTCGAGATCAAAGTCTCAGCTCCGGGTAAGGTGATTTTGCATGGAGAACATTCTGTGATGTACGGAAAGTTCGCTATTGCGGGCAGTCTTGGACTTAGAAGTAATATAATTGTCAAG gaAGTTCAGTCTTCTGTTGGATCATTTGTCAATGTAGATTTGCCATCCGTGAATCTCAAACGCACTTTATCCCTTGATCATATAAAGAGTTCTTTATTCAAACCGTCGATAAACGGTCAGTTATTGTGGAAAAACCCCAAAAGTGTAGACCACGAAAGCCACTTAGTCAGTGTCGACAAATGCCTTCAATCAATAAATCTTGATATAAGTGAATTGAACAGTGTTCAATATAATTCTCTACGTGGAATGTTATATCTTATTTCTGGAATCTTCGGCGACAccaattttttgaataatagcCTAGATGTTAGCATAAATTCTGGACTAACAGTTGGGGCAGGCACGGGAAGTTCAGCGTCATACGCGGTGTGTTTGGCGGGTGCTTTAATACAACTCTTGAAACTGAAGAGCGGGAAAAGTGATGAAGAGTTCGATATGgaagacaaaatattaatatcggcTTGGGCTTACAACTGTGAAAAGATCATGCACGGTTCACCTTCGG GTATAGATAATTCAACCTGCACGCTTGGATCGTTAGTGGGATTCAGAAAAGGAGAAGAACCGATCATACCATCATTCCAGATACATTTACGAATACTCTTAGTTGATACGAAAGTTAGCCGCGAGACTAAGATTTTGGCTGCAAAAACAATGTCCCTAAGACAACACAATCAGGGTGCTGTGGATTGCATCATGGACGCGTGTGATCATATCGCGACCACTGCTTTTAAG ATTATGGAGAAACTATCTACCTGTAACCCAGAAGATTCTGAAGCACATTACAAACATCTATCA GAGTTGTGGAACATGAATCATTACCTCCTAGCGTCCTTGGGGGTCTCCCACCCATCGTTAGAGGACATCAAAGCTTCGGCCACGAAACATGGACTCGCTTGTAAGCTCACAGGAGCGGGGGGAGGAGG aTACGCCATAGTATTAATACCGCCGACAACTGAAGCAGCTATTGTCGAATCCTTAAGCAATGAATTGAAGAGCAAAGGGTATGCAGTCAGTGACACACAGCTTGGTGGTCCTGGCGTTCGTATAGATCACATAGATATCAcgaatatataa
- the LOC124533182 gene encoding protein adenylyltransferase SelO-like yields MFFTTMKMEGESTQLKPNLTEWRFCLYPKYILLPIDENHDQVKNNVKNVVYSEVTPRPLERNIRLVCASEDALINILDMDPNIVNSQEFVEFVAGRKLPYGALPVAHRYGGHQYGLWVGQLGDGRAHIIGEYVNRLSRRWQIQLKGSGQTPYSRLYDGRAVLRSCIREMIASEAMYHLGVPTTRAAAVVVSDESVVRDMYFAGSPRRERASIILRLSQSWFRFGSLEILARGGELGVLRQLVDFVIKEHFPDIHLTDDNRYIRMFSEIAHKSLDLVAKWQGLGFTHGLLNTDNMSLIGETLDYGPFGFVDSYDSGFVANCFDGEGRYALGKQPDVVVWNIGQLAIALEPLLTSSQQSHLSHILKTLDTYCKNKILETFLMKIGLKKERWGDEELVEKLLDMMQQTGADFTVTFRQLAELQPHELSSELKIAEKWSIKRLASHSCWGCWVDQYRSRLDKEAVDTSNANSAGLFEDERKRRMTSVNPAYVPRNWLLHEAIVDAEKDDFEKVRFLLQVIQNPFEIQPEAEIRGFSSQPPIWAYELKISCSS; encoded by the exons atgttttttactaCGATGAAAATGGAAGGAGAATCAACACAATTAAAACCAAATTTAACCGAGTGGAGGTTTTGTCTCTAtccaaaatacattttattgccGATTGACGAAAATCATGATCAAGtcaaaaataatgtcaaaaatgtTGTCTACTCTGAG GTAACACCACGGCCCTTAGAGCGAAATATCCGTTTGGTGTGTGCTTCTGAAGatgcattgataaatattttagatatggATCCAAATATAGTAAACAGCCAGGAATTTGTAGAATTCGTCGCTGGCAGAAAGCTACCATACGGAGCGTTGCCCGTCGCCCATAG ATATGGCGGTCATCAATATGGCTTATGGGTTGGACAGCTTGGTGATGGAAGAGCACACATCATTGGCGAATATGTAAATAG ATTAAGCAGGCGATGGCAGATTCAGCTTAAAGGGTCAGGCCAGACGCCCTACTCCCGTTTATATGATGGTCGTGCAGTGCTTCGCTCTTGCATTAGAGAGATGATTGCTAGTGAGGCTATGTACCATTTGGGGGTTCCAACTACCAGAGCTGCAGCTGTCGTTG TGAGCGATGAATCGGTAGTTCGAGATATGTATTTTGCGGGGAGTCCTCGTCGCGAGAGAGCTTCCATAATATTGAGATTGTCGCAGAGCTGGTTCCGTTTCGGTTCCTTGGAGATCTTGGCAAGAGGTGGAGAGTTGGGTGTGTTGAGGCAGCTTGTCGATTTTGTAATAAAG GAACATTTTCCAGATATTCATCTAACAGATGACAACAGATATATTAGAATGTTCTCAGAAATTGCTCATAAATCTTTGGATCTCGTTGCCAAATGGCAAG GTTTGGGATTCACTCATGGTCTCTTGAACACTGACAACATGAGTCTCATCGGTGAAACGCTGGATTATGGACCGTTTGGTTTTGTGGATTCATATGATAGTGGTTTCGTCGCTAACTGCTTTGATGGTGAAGGTCGATATGCTTTGGGTAAACAACCAGAT GTGGTGGTATGGAATATAGGGCAGCTTGCGATTGCCCTGGAACCTCTCCTGACTTCATCACAGCAAAGCCATCTGTCGCATATACTAAAAACTTTGGACACCTACTGCAAGAATAAAATCTT GGAGACTTTCTTGATGAAGATCGGACTTAAGAAGGAGCGGTGGGGCGACGAAGAGTTGGTGGAGAAGTTACTCGACATGATGCAACAGACTGGCGCCGACTTCACTGTCACATTTAGACAATTAGCTGaa CTGCAACCTCACGAATTGAGCAGCGAATTGAAAATAGCGGAGAAGTGGTCGATCAAACGTTTAGCCTCGCACTCCTGCTGGGGCTGCTGGGTAGACCAATATCGCAGTCGTCTAGATAAAGAGGCGG TGGACACGAGTAATGCTAATTCTGCCGGTCTCTTCGAGGATGAGCGCAAAAGACGTATGACTAGTGTGAACCCAGCCTATGTCCCGAGAAACTGGCTCCTTCACGAAGCTATTGTCGATGCTGAGAAAGACGATTTTGAAAAG GTACGCTTTTTGCTACAAGTGATTCAAAATCCGTTTGAAATTCAGCCAGAAGCTGAGATACGTGGATTCTCTTCGCAGCCTCCGATCTGGGCATATGAATTGAAAATTAGCTGTTCGAGTTGa
- the LOC124532772 gene encoding dolichyl pyrophosphate Man9GlcNAc2 alpha-1,3-glucosyltransferase: MGKRADPDKFTVTKDALLPGLFFALFLRWCIAAYPYSGYKKPPMYGDYEAQRHWQEITVQTQVSHWYRNTTQNDLQYWGLDYPPLTAYHSFLIGLVADWLDPESVRLFASRGYESDQHKTFMRWTVFLSDLYFYVTAALCICIDAERIIGKHHTNVFKRTDISTTLFLLYPGLILIDHGHFQYNCVSLGLFLWASFFIIAIENDTLATICFVLALNYKQMELYHALPFFIYLLRKCFMCVPNKGRFSHIIHRFNKLAIAVISTFIIIWYPLLNSWDDVFQVLHRLFPVKRGVFEDKVSNVWCSANVFIKLKYVYNNEEMIRMCFLCTIMAALPSCIDFFFRINRKKFVLCLINVSLAFFLFSYQVHEKSILLVAIPVVMHLPEDPFMCFWFLLVSTFSMLPLLLKDGLLIPFLCTSLIYLSFYSITLKLSNKKAGILSFLNANTVYKAANPMADHNSVILKLLSTNFFFSLQGMFWLGLGTLLVEPPPRYPDIFPLLISMYSCVHFIFFLVYFTHQQISLPTCLPIKIKVKNN; this comes from the coding sequence ATGGGAAAAAGAGCTGATCCGGACAAGTTTACCGTTACAAAAGATGCTTTACTTCCTGGGTTATTTTTCGCCTTATTTTTACGATGGTGTATTGCGGCGTATCCTTATTCGGGGTACAAAAAGCCCCCTATGTATGGAGATTACGAGGCCCAAAGGCACTGGCAAGAGATAACCGTGCAAACGCAGGTATCACATTGGTATCGGAATACGACTCAAAACGACCTGCAGTATTGGGGTCTGGACTACCCACCCCTGACGGCGTACCACAGTTTTCTCATTGGCTTAGTGGCGGACTGGCTCGACCCTGAATCGGTGCGATTGTTTGCATCTAGAGGCTATGAAAGTGATCAACACAAAACATTTATGAGATGGACTGTATTTTTAAGTGACTTGTACTTTTATGTTACAGCTgctttatgtatttgtatagaTGCTGAGCGTATCATAGGAAAACAtcatacaaatgtatttaaacgCACAGACATATCAACCACTCTATTTTTACTATACCCCGGCTTGATACTTATTGATCATGGTCATTTTCAGTATAATTGTGTCTCTTTAGGTTTATTTTTGTGGGCATCATTTTTCATTATTGCGATAGAGAATGATACATTGGCTACAATATGTTTTGTTCTAGCtcttaattacaaacaaatggAACTGTATCACGCATtgccattttttatttatttattgagaaaaTGCTTTATGTGTGTCCCAAACAAAGGGAGATTTTCGCACATTATACACCGGTTTAATAAACTTGCTATTGCCGTAATatctacttttattataatttggtatCCATTACTGAATTCTTGGGATGACGTATTTCAAGTATTACACAGGTTGTTTCCTGTTAAAAGAGGTGTATTCGAAGACAAAGTCTCGAATGTATGGTGCTCAgctaatgtttttattaagttaaaatatgtttataataatgagGAGATGATAAGAATGTGTTTTTTGTGTACAATCATGGCTGCATTACCGTCATGTATAGATTTCTTCTTTAGAATAAATAGAAAGAAGTTTGTTTTATGTCTAATAAATGTATCTTTGGCATTTTTTCTCTTCTCATATCAAGTTCATGAGAAGTCAATTTTGCTTGTAGCTATTCCAGTAGTTATGCATTTGCCCGAGGATCCATTTATGTGCTTTTGGTTCCTACTTGTGTCAACATTTAGTATGCTACCATTGTTACTAAAAGATGGTTTATTGATACCGTTTCTATGtacaagtttaatatatttaagtttttatagtATCACATTGaaattatcaaacaaaaaagCTGGTATACTGTCATTTCTCAATGCCAATACTGTATACAAGGCTGCCAACCCGATGGCTGATCACAACTCTGTGATATTGAAACTTCTAAgcacaaacttttttttctcgctCCAAGGGATGTTTTGGTTGGGCCTTGGAACATTATTAGTTGAGCCACCACCCAGATATCCAGATATATTCCCATTATTAATATCTATGTATTCATgtgtacattttatattctttttagtGTATTTCACACATCAACAAATATCTTTGCCAACCTGTTTACcgatcaaaataaaagtaaaaaataattaa
- the LOC124532773 gene encoding bolA-like protein 2 isoform X2: MVYTEEYLKEKLTKELEAVHVEVVDESDGCGGKFVALIVSDKFQGKPLLARHRLVNSVLQEELKTIHAFTQKTLTVDQWKAQNQ; this comes from the exons atgGTGTACACAGAGGAGTATCTCAAGGAAAAACTTACCAAGGAACTGGAAGCCGTTCATGTC GAAGTTGTAGATGAAAGTGACGGCTGTGGCGGCAAGTTCGTGGCGTTGATTGTCTCTGACAAGTTCCAGGGGAAACCGCTGCTGGCTCGTCATAG GTTAGTGAACTCAGTACTTCAAGAGGAACTGAAAACCATTCACGCGTTCACTCAAAAGACGCTAACAGTTGATCAATGGAAAGCTCAAAACCAGTGA